From the Deltaproteobacteria bacterium genome, the window TCAGCGATCCGGAGCGCATCCGTTATCCGTTAAAACGCATCGGCAAACGCGGCGAAGGAAAATGGGAGCGCGTGTCCTGGGACGAAGTTCTCGATGACATTGCGGGCCGCGTGCGTAAAGCGCTGCAAGAAGATCGCCGCAATGAGATCATGTACCACGTCGGCCGGCCCGGCCATGAGCTGCTTTATCATCAACGGATTCTCCATTCCTGGGGCATCGACGGCCACAACAGCCACACCAATGTTTGTTCCGCCGGGGCGCGCGCTGGCTATGCGTTCTGGTCCGGTATCGACCGGCCGTCGCCGGATCACGCCAATGCGAAATTCATTTTGTTACTGAGCTCGCACTTGGAGACCGGCCACTATTTCAATCCCCACGCCCAGCGGATTATTGAAGCCAAAGAGGCCGGCACAAAAATTTGCGTCATCGACACGCGCTTGTCGAACACCGCGTCGAAAGCCGACTACTGGATGTCGACTTGGCCCGGCAGCGAAGCGGCGATCTTGCTCGCCATGTGCAATGTGTTGTTGCAAGAAGATCGCTTCGATCGCGAATTCGTCCGCCATTGGGTCAACTGGGAAGATTTTTTGCGTGAAGAACATGGTGCCAAGCCGCAGACGTTTCAGAGTTTCGTGGCGGTGTTGAAGGAAACCTACGCTCAGTTCACCCCCGAGTTCGCGGCGAAAGAAGCCGGCATCGAGCCCGGTGTGATCGTCGACGTCGCCCATGAAATCGCTAGGGCGGGATCGGCGTTCGCATCTCATGTCTGGCGCAATACCGCGGCGGGCAACCTGGGCGGCTGGCAAGTCGCGCGCGCTTTGCAATTTCTCAGTGTTCTAGTCGGTGCGGTCGGCACGGTCGGCGGCACGGCGCCCAACGCCGCGAACAAATTTATTCCGGCGCCGCCGTTGATGCCGCCGCCGTCGAAGATTTGGAACGAGCTGCTGATACCCAAAGAATTTCCCTTGGCGTTTTTCGAAATGAGTTTTCTGCTGCCGCACTTTCTCAAAGAAGGGCGCGGCAAGCTGGCCATGTATTTCACCCGGGTCTACAACCCGGTGTGGACCAACCCCGACGGCATGAGCTGGATCGAAATGTTATCCGACGAAAGTAAAGTCGAGCGCCACGCTTGTCTGACGCCGACCTGGAGCGAAACCGCCTGGTTCGCCGATTACGTTCTGCCCATGGGCCATGGCTCCGAGCGCCATGATTTGATGAGCCAAGAAACCCAGGCGGCAAGATGGATCGGTTTTCGCCAACCGATTCTCCGCGTCGCGTTGGAAAAGCAGGGCAAGAAATTCACCACCACCTACGAAGCCCATGAAGCCGCCGGCATCGGCCAAGTGTGGGAAGAAGACGAGTTCTGGATTGAATTGTCCTGGCGCGTCGATCCGGATGGCACGCTCGGCATTCGCAAATATTTCGAATCGCCCTATGAGCCCGGCAAGAAGATGACGGTGGAGGATTACTATCGCTGGATTTTCGAGAACAGCGTACCGGGTTTACCTGCGGTGGCGGCGAAGCAAGGTCTGACGCCGCTCGCTTACATGCGCAAGTACGGCGCGTTCTTGATCGAAGACAACGTTTACAAAGTCCACGAAGCCGCGCTCAAGTCGAGCGACATGGCCGATGCCAGCGTCGATCCGCAAACAAAAATAGTTTCCAAGAATGGTGCGGTGCTCGGTGTCGAGATCGACGGCAAAGCCGTTGTCGGTTTCCCTACGCCGTCGCGCAAGTTGGAGTTTTTTTCCAAGACGATCAAAGATTGGAAGTGGCCGGAGCACGCGATTCCCGGTTACATCAAGAGCCATGTGCACCCGGACAACATCGATCTCGCCGCCGGCGAGATGTTACTGCTGCCGACTTTCCGTTTGCCGACGTTGATTCACACACGCTCGGGCAATGCCAAGTGGCTGTACGAAATTTCCAACCGCAATCCGCTGTGGTTGAACTCCAAAGACGCTGAGAACTTCGAGGTCAAGACCGGCGATCTGCTAAAAGTGAACACCGAGATCGGCTACTTC encodes:
- a CDS encoding formate dehydrogenase codes for the protein MMNEPRMPLNPDALKLEPRGLINYPPVEKWDDWMEYDTAQWPRKVEKQCRIIPTICFNCEAACGLVAVVEKDTNKIRRFEGNPEHPGSRGRTCAKGPATLNQVSDPERIRYPLKRIGKRGEGKWERVSWDEVLDDIAGRVRKALQEDRRNEIMYHVGRPGHELLYHQRILHSWGIDGHNSHTNVCSAGARAGYAFWSGIDRPSPDHANAKFILLLSSHLETGHYFNPHAQRIIEAKEAGTKICVIDTRLSNTASKADYWMSTWPGSEAAILLAMCNVLLQEDRFDREFVRHWVNWEDFLREEHGAKPQTFQSFVAVLKETYAQFTPEFAAKEAGIEPGVIVDVAHEIARAGSAFASHVWRNTAAGNLGGWQVARALQFLSVLVGAVGTVGGTAPNAANKFIPAPPLMPPPSKIWNELLIPKEFPLAFFEMSFLLPHFLKEGRGKLAMYFTRVYNPVWTNPDGMSWIEMLSDESKVERHACLTPTWSETAWFADYVLPMGHGSERHDLMSQETQAARWIGFRQPILRVALEKQGKKFTTTYEAHEAAGIGQVWEEDEFWIELSWRVDPDGTLGIRKYFESPYEPGKKMTVEDYYRWIFENSVPGLPAVAAKQGLTPLAYMRKYGAFLIEDNVYKVHEAALKSSDMADASVDPQTKIVSKNGAVLGVEIDGKAVVGFPTPSRKLEFFSKTIKDWKWPEHAIPGYIKSHVHPDNIDLAAGEMLLLPTFRLPTLIHTRSGNAKWLYEISNRNPLWLNSKDAENFEVKTGDLLKVNTEIGYFIDKVWVTEGIKPGVIACSHHLGRWRLQEDSGGERWSTALVDLKQMGEGKWMMRTIHGIQPFKSEDPDSSRIFWQDGGVHQNLTFPVQPDFISGQHCWHQKVRITKPGPADKYGDVFVDTNKSHEVYKKWMLKTRPAPGPDNLRRPYWLPRSYKPALEAYYFKKE